A genomic region of Prochlorococcus marinus XMU1405 contains the following coding sequences:
- a CDS encoding DUF3764 family protein, with amino-acid sequence MTIETTILDFQLSNTFEQYESHMNAEEQQSMFKEMGVKTFYIGKSIDDPKRATVIFQGPENVLYDIFMNPETKPIVEASGHIYEGTKITRWIS; translated from the coding sequence ATGACCATTGAAACGACTATTCTAGATTTTCAACTAAGTAATACGTTTGAACAATATGAATCTCATATGAATGCTGAGGAACAGCAGTCGATGTTTAAAGAAATGGGTGTAAAAACATTTTATATTGGTAAATCTATAGATGATCCAAAAAGGGCAACTGTAATTTTTCAAGGACCAGAAAATGTTCTATACGATATTTTTATGAATCCTGAGACAAAACCTATTGTTGAAGCTTCAGGGCATATTTATGAGGGTACAAAAATAACTCGATGGATTTCTTGA
- a CDS encoding sodium-dependent transporter, translating into MNSKISPREQWTSKLGFILAAAGSAVGLGNLWGFAYRASQGGGAAFVLLYVLIVLIVCLPVFVAEMALGRNATASTLLAPVKLAGKNWYPLGILFFIAPLGIASYYSVIMGWTADTLFHSLFFGLPKNLSEAETFFGSISSGSSVLLGHLLSLVLTAIIVSSGIKKGIEKVTRFFMPILFIILLSLAIWATSLSGAWEGYKTFLFKFDFDELRNPQTIRNAFTQAFFSLSLGIGVMVTYASYLNKKSNLPKLSVGVASLDTLVGLMAGLITFPIVLTFGLNDAISESTVGALFISIPTGLGSYGAVGRIVAVAFFALAYIAAITSSVSLLEVPVSSLMDKFGFKREKSVWLITLFLFLAGIPSALNLNILGTIDSIFGGVLLIFGGFLVTFFMGWVVPGKFNEELSDSKVGIKTTRYLKFMTRWVAPPIIGFGLFISVFDLLKGWVS; encoded by the coding sequence TTGAACTCAAAAATTTCTCCAAGAGAACAATGGACTAGTAAGTTGGGATTCATTCTTGCAGCTGCTGGTAGCGCAGTAGGTCTTGGTAACCTTTGGGGTTTCGCCTACAGAGCCTCTCAAGGTGGAGGTGCTGCTTTTGTACTTTTATACGTACTAATCGTTTTAATTGTATGCCTTCCTGTATTTGTTGCTGAAATGGCTTTAGGAAGAAACGCTACCGCCAGCACATTGCTTGCACCAGTAAAGTTAGCTGGAAAAAATTGGTATCCATTAGGAATTCTTTTCTTTATAGCTCCCTTGGGAATAGCATCATATTATTCAGTCATAATGGGGTGGACCGCAGATACCTTGTTCCATTCATTATTTTTTGGATTACCAAAAAATTTAAGTGAAGCAGAAACTTTCTTTGGCTCAATTAGTAGTGGTAGCAGTGTTTTATTGGGGCACCTATTAAGTCTCGTTCTTACTGCAATAATAGTTTCATCTGGGATAAAAAAAGGAATCGAAAAGGTAACAAGATTCTTTATGCCTATACTTTTTATAATTCTTCTATCTCTTGCAATATGGGCCACTTCACTGTCAGGCGCATGGGAAGGATATAAAACATTTTTGTTTAAATTTGACTTTGATGAATTAAGGAACCCTCAAACCATAAGAAATGCTTTTACTCAAGCTTTCTTTTCTTTAAGTTTAGGAATTGGAGTAATGGTAACTTACGCTTCTTATCTAAATAAAAAGAGTAATCTTCCAAAATTAAGTGTTGGAGTTGCATCATTGGATACTTTGGTGGGTCTTATGGCAGGACTTATTACTTTTCCGATAGTTTTAACATTTGGTTTAAATGATGCAATTTCTGAATCAACAGTTGGTGCATTATTTATATCAATTCCTACGGGCCTTGGTTCATATGGAGCGGTTGGAAGAATAGTAGCTGTTGCATTTTTCGCACTAGCTTATATTGCAGCAATAACTTCCTCTGTTTCATTATTGGAAGTTCCAGTTTCCTCTTTAATGGATAAATTTGGTTTTAAAAGAGAAAAATCTGTTTGGCTGATAACTCTTTTCTTATTCTTAGCAGGCATTCCTTCAGCATTAAACTTAAACATTCTTGGAACTATTGATTCGATTTTTGGAGGTGTATTACTTATCTTTGGTGGATTCTTGGTTACTTTCTTTATGGGATGGGTAGTACCTGGAAAGTTTAATGAAGAACTTAGTGATTCAAAAGTTGGAATCAAAACGACACGTTATTTGAAATTCATGACAAGATGGGTTGCGCCCCCAATTATTGGTTTTGGACTATTTATTAGTGTGTTTGATTTGCTTAAAGGCTGGGTAAGTTAA